In Mercurialis annua linkage group LG5, ddMerAnnu1.2, whole genome shotgun sequence, a single genomic region encodes these proteins:
- the LOC126683002 gene encoding U-box domain-containing protein 4 isoform X1, with protein sequence MDVKQRTARSLVSKLSSVSEQTRSEALSELRLTTKQDPDSRPIIAEAGAIPYLAETLYSSSHSSQENAAATLLNLTLSSREALMSTRGLLDALAHSLSHHSSTTSPLAVQSAAATLHSLLVVDSYRPIIGSKREIVYSLIDIIKSPNSPPRSVKDALKAMFGIALYPLNRSTLIDLGAVAPLFSLVLKDGRVGIVEDATAVIAQIAGCEESEAEFARFSGIGILIDLLDLATGCSPRIKENAVSALLNLVRCGGEHVAADVRDMAAVVVEGIKDVAENGGSKGKIKGVALLKVIEGEFSNESFHNSYYNDAQFENST encoded by the coding sequence ATGGATGTAAAACAGAGAACAGCGCGCTCTTTAGTATCCAAGCTAAGCTCCGTTTCCGAACAAACCCGATCCGAAGCCTTATCGGAGCTCCGTTTAACAACCAAACAAGATCCGGACAGCCGTCCGATAATCGCCGAAGCCGGTGCAATCCCATACTTAGCCGAAACACTCTACTCCTCCTCACACTCCTCCCAAGAAAACGCCGCCGCCACTCTCCTCAACCTCACGCTCTCCTCACGCGAAGCTCTCATGTCCACGCGCGGCCTTCTCGACGCTCTAGCACACTCGCTCTCACACCATTCCTCCACCACGTCTCCTCTCGCCGTCCAATCAGCCGCCGCCACGTTGCATTCGCTTCTAGTCGTTGATTCCTACCGCCCGATCATCGGATCGAAACGTGAGATTGTGTATTCCTTAATTGACATAATAAAATCTCCTAATTCGCCGCCGCGATCGGTTAAAGACGCGTTGAAAGCGATGTTCGGAATCGCCTTATATCCGTTGAACAGATCAACGTTGATCGATCTCGGAGCGGTAGCGCCGCTTTTTTCTCTGGTGTTGAAAGACGGTAGGGTTGGGATAGTGGAGGACGCGACGGCGGTTATAGCGCAAATTGCGGGGTGTGAGGAGAGTGAGGCGGAGTTTGCGAGATTCTCCGGGATCggaattttgattgatttattagaTTTGGCGACGGGTTGTAGTCCGAGAATTAAGGAGAATGCAGTGTCGGCTTTGTTGAATTTGGTTAGATGTGGAGGGGAGCATGTTGCGGCGGATGTTCGGGATATGGCGGCGGTTGTTGTGGAAGGGATTAAGGATGTGGCGGAGAATGGCGGCAGTAAAGGTAAAATTAAGGGTGTTGCTTTGCTGAAAGTTATTGAAGGTGAATTTAGTAATGAAAGTTTTCATAATAGTTATTATAATGATGCTCAGTTTGAAAATTCTACATAA
- the LOC126683002 gene encoding U-box domain-containing protein 4 isoform X2 yields the protein MDVKQRTARSLVSKLSSVSEQTRSEALSELRLTTKQDPDSRPIIAEAGAIPYLAETLYSSSHSSQENAAATLLNLTLSSREALMSTRGLLDALAHSLSHHSSTTSPLAVQSAAATLHSLLVVDSYRPIIGSKREIVYSLIDIIKSPNSPPRSVKDALKAMFGIALYPLNRSTLIDLGAVAPLFSLVLKDGRVGIVEDATAVIAQIAGCEESEAEFARFSGIGILIDLLDLATGCSPRIKENAVSALLNLVRCGGEHVAADVRDMAAVVVEGIKDVAENGGSKVPAWLQLPANSELLSKRYLI from the exons ATGGATGTAAAACAGAGAACAGCGCGCTCTTTAGTATCCAAGCTAAGCTCCGTTTCCGAACAAACCCGATCCGAAGCCTTATCGGAGCTCCGTTTAACAACCAAACAAGATCCGGACAGCCGTCCGATAATCGCCGAAGCCGGTGCAATCCCATACTTAGCCGAAACACTCTACTCCTCCTCACACTCCTCCCAAGAAAACGCCGCCGCCACTCTCCTCAACCTCACGCTCTCCTCACGCGAAGCTCTCATGTCCACGCGCGGCCTTCTCGACGCTCTAGCACACTCGCTCTCACACCATTCCTCCACCACGTCTCCTCTCGCCGTCCAATCAGCCGCCGCCACGTTGCATTCGCTTCTAGTCGTTGATTCCTACCGCCCGATCATCGGATCGAAACGTGAGATTGTGTATTCCTTAATTGACATAATAAAATCTCCTAATTCGCCGCCGCGATCGGTTAAAGACGCGTTGAAAGCGATGTTCGGAATCGCCTTATATCCGTTGAACAGATCAACGTTGATCGATCTCGGAGCGGTAGCGCCGCTTTTTTCTCTGGTGTTGAAAGACGGTAGGGTTGGGATAGTGGAGGACGCGACGGCGGTTATAGCGCAAATTGCGGGGTGTGAGGAGAGTGAGGCGGAGTTTGCGAGATTCTCCGGGATCggaattttgattgatttattagaTTTGGCGACGGGTTGTAGTCCGAGAATTAAGGAGAATGCAGTGTCGGCTTTGTTGAATTTGGTTAGATGTGGAGGGGAGCATGTTGCGGCGGATGTTCGGGATATGGCGGCGGTTGTTGTGGAAGGGATTAAGGATGTGGCGGAGAATGGCGGCAGTAAAG TTCCAGCTTGGCTTCAGCTACCTGCAAATAGTGAGTTGCTCTCAAAAAGGTACCTTATTTGA
- the LOC126682480 gene encoding protein CYSTEINE-RICH TRANSMEMBRANE MODULE 6-like, whose product MSHYYNQQQSPAVNHPPKVQFVAPPPVGYPMKNGPETGYNPHNQPSAPLETTQRGGCCKGLCAGMCCCCLLDACF is encoded by the exons ATGAGTCACTACTATAACCAACAACAATCTCCAG CTGTAAATCATCCACCGAAAGTTCAATTCGTCGCTCCACCTCCCGTCGGTTACCCGATGAAAAACGGTCCGGAAACCGGGTATAACCCACATAATCAACCCTCTGCTCCATTAGAAACTACACAAAGAGGCGGATGTTGTAAAGGATT GTGTGCTGGTATGTGTTGCTGCTGCCTCTTGGATGCTTGCTTTTGA
- the LOC126682996 gene encoding uncharacterized protein LOC126682996 has translation MTALAAASSSPWILRISPSKSSRFQSCPSPRVICRAGSQFESQPESNDLNFILHDALDSSGINTTSARDARKGFMAQIQKLTAIERETSICINRRVDLAKTALCIGAEDDSLISHSSVPLPVDAFVDRLYDLSMSFCSDSGTSLSASPEKFLDSLEKFLFIKKGFRRNSGKFQLDQQALYLHSVLTHRTGSAAMLSIIYCEILKLLRMWSLIEFDCELFFPRDHLGLPKGYHKLKSAESDHPHIMTTQTLLEEILGTLKETFWPFQHNHSKSPFLRAADAANCIDRSITAEQSGFQLASAKAAQHRLDRGVWTSVRFGDMRRALSACERLIAIESDPKELRDYSVLLYHCGFYEQSLQYLKLYKEKKSSSLQKLPSNESSILEEDAVDKLMIRLTLISMEEGWSKPSQVRNFLGNISDPW, from the exons ATGACTGCATTAGCTGCTGCTTCATCTTCCCCATGGATTCTCAGAATTTCTCCCTCCAAATCTTCAAGATTCCAATCCTGCCCTTCCCCTCGTGTGATCTGCCGTGCAGGATCTCAATTCGAATCGCAACCCGAATCGAATGACCTGAATTTTATTCTCCATGATGCATTAGATTCATCAGGGATTAACACCACAAGTGCTaga GATGCAAGAAAAGGATTCATGGCACAAATTCAGAAATTAACTGCTATAGAGAGGGAGACAAGTATTTGTATTAATAGACGTGTGGATTTGGCTAAAACTGCACTTTGTATTGGAGCTGAAGATGATTCATTGATTTCACATTCTTCAGTTCCACTGCCTGTTGATGCTTTTGTTGACAGATTGTATGATCTTTCAATGTCTTTTTGTTCCGACTCTGGCACTTCACTCAGTGCTTCTCCTGAGAAGTTTCTTGATTCTTTGGAGAAGTTTTTGTTCATCAAGAAG GGTTTTAGAAGAAACAGTGGAAAGTTTCAGTTAGACCAGCAGGCTTTATATCTTCATTCT GTTCTGACTCATAGAACGGGTTCAGCTGCTATGCTTTCGATTATATACTGTGAAATCTTGAAGCTGCTCAGAATGTGGTCTCTAATAGAATTCGACTGTGAACTTTTCTTTCCTCGTGATCATCTTGGTCTACCTAAAGGATACCATAAGCTGAAAAGTGCAGAGTCTGATCACCCTCATATAATGACTACGCAAACTTTGTTGGAGGAG ATTTTGGGTACTCTGAAGGAGACTTTCTGGCCATTTCAGCACAATCACTCTAAGAGTCCATTTTTAAGGGCAGCAGATGCTGCCAATTGTATTGACAGATCAATCACTGCTGAACAAAG TGGGTTTCAGCTGGCTTCTGCAAAGGCGGCCCAGCACAGGCTAGATCGCGGTGTTTGGACCAGTGTACGCTTCGGTGATATGAGACGTGCTTTATCTG CATGTGAACGACTAATAGCCATAGAATCTGATCCAAAAGAATTAAGAGATTACAGTGTTCTTCTCTACCATTGTGGATTTTATGAACAATCTCTGCAATATCTCAAgttatataaagaaaaaaag AGTTCTTCATTACAAAAGCTACCATCTAATGAGTCTAGCATTCTCGAGGAGGATGCTGTGGACAAATTGATGATACGCCTTACCTTGATATCAATGGAGGAAGGTTGGAGCAAGCCTTCACAAGTTAGAAATTTTCTCGGAAATATTTCTGACCCGTGGTAG
- the LOC126680392 gene encoding protein CYSTEINE-RICH TRANSMEMBRANE MODULE 9-like, with the protein MSHYNHQQSPAVSPPPVGYPMKNGPETECNVQNQPSAPVETKQRGGLCKGLCAGMCFCCLLFFLFFFFFLLTMIEEKNKRKE; encoded by the exons atgagtCACTATAACCATCAACAATCTCCAG CTGTATCTCCACCTCCGGTTGGTTACCCGATGAAAAATGGTCCAGAAACTGAATGTAACGTACAAAATCAACCCTCTGCTCCAGTCGAAACTAAACAAAGAGGAGGACTTTGCAAAGGATT GTGTGCTGGGATGTGTTTCTGCTGCCttctctttttcttatttttcttttttttccttttaactaTGATAGAGGAGAAGAACAAAAGAAAGGAGTGA
- the LOC126682908 gene encoding trihelix transcription factor ASIL2, which translates to MDRETNQENQPLLPPVVHSVKEEGSRKQPVGANGGGFGSGDRLKRDEWSEGAVSCLLEAYESKWVLRNRAKLKGHDWEDVAQYVSSRSSCSKSPKTQTQCKNKIESMKKRYRSESAASDVSSWPLYPRLDLLLRGSGGSGAATTVVPSINHQQTPPPPPLPVTNMNNLPVMVVAEPCYIVPQQQPVVSLAPPPLPPPPAIVAPVTVVTAQNSYGSNGVEKGTIKEDGVGTNTKLLEHVSDDKNVDMGMETDSSTPALYSEKEKVLKGKKTKMKPENPKKKRARRRDQEWEIADSMRWLAEVVVRSEEARMETMRQVEKMRIEAEAKRGEMDLKRTEIIANTQLEIAKLFAGVAKPSDVDSSLRIGRS; encoded by the exons ATGGATAGAGAAACCAATCAAGAAAACCAACCTCTCCTCCCGCCGGTTGTTCACTCCGTCAAAGAAGAAGGATCAAGAAAACAGCCAGTGGGTGCTAATGGCGGTGGTTTTGGCAGCGGAGATCGGCTTAAAAGAGATGAGTGGAGCGAAGGGGCGGTTTCTTGTTTACTTGAAGCTTACGAAAGTAAATGGGTGCTGAGAAACCGAGCTAAACTTAAGGGTCATGATTGGGAAGACGTTGCTCAGTATGTTTCGTCACGTTCGAGTTGTTCTAAATCGCCTAAGACTCAGACTCAGTGCAAGAACAAGATTGAGTCCATGAAGAAACGGTATAGATCGGAGTCTGCTGCTTCTGATGTCTCTTCTTGGCCGTTATATCCACGTCTTGATCTTTTGTTACGTGGAAGTGGCGGTTCTGGTGCTGCTACCACCGTGGTACCATCAATAAACCACCAGCAAACCCCACCACCACCGCCACTACCAGTAACCAATATGAATAATCTTCCCGTGATGGTGGTGGCAGAGCCGTGTTATATTGTGCCACAGCAACAGCCGGTGGTGTCTTTAGCTCCTCCTCCTCTTCCTCCTCCACCGGCGATCGTTGCTCCTGTGACGGTTGTGACAGCACAGAACTCGTATGGGTCCAATGGTGTTGAGAAGGGGACCATTAAG GAAGATGGAGTTGGTACCAACACCAAATTATTGGAGCACGTCTCGGACGACAAGAACGTCGATATGGGGATGGAGACAGACAGTAGCACACCGGCATTGTACAGCGAAAAGGAGAAAGTACTAAAGGGAAAAAAGACGAAGATGAAACCGGAGAATCCGAAAAAGAAAAGAGCGAGAAGAAGAGATCAAGAATGGGAGATTGCGGATAGTATGAGATGGCTAGCAGAAGTTGTTGTAAGATCAGAAGAAGCAAGAATGGAGACTATGAGACAAGTTGAGAAAATGAGAATTGAAGCTGAGGCTAAAAGAGGTGAAATGGATTTGAAAAGAACTGAAATTATTGCTAATACTCAGTTGGAAATTGCTAAGCTTTTTGCTGGAGTTGCTAAACCTAGTGATGTTGATTCTTCCTTAAGAATTGGAAGAagctaa